Proteins encoded within one genomic window of Tamandua tetradactyla isolate mTamTet1 chromosome 11, mTamTet1.pri, whole genome shotgun sequence:
- the HMG20B gene encoding SWI/SNF-related matrix-associated actin-dependent regulator of chromatin subfamily E member 1-related, with amino-acid sequence MSHGPKQPGATAAPVGGKAPSQHGGFVVAVKQERGEGPRTGEKGSHEEEPVKKRGWPKGKKRKKILPNGPKAPVTGYVRFLNERREQIRTRHPDLPFPEITKMLGAEWSKLQPSEKQRYLDEAEREKQQYMKELRAYQQSEAYKMCTEKIQEKKIKKEDSGSGLMNTLLNGHRGGECDGFSTFDVPIFTEEFLDQNKAREAELRRLRKMNVAFEEQNAVLQRHTQSMSSARERLEQELALEERRTLALQQQLQAVRQALTASFASLPVPGTGETPTLSTLDFYMARLHGAIERDPAQHEKLLVRIKEILAQVASEHL; translated from the exons ATGTCCCACGGCCCCAAGCAGCCCGGCGCGACCGCCGC GCCGGTGGGCGGCAAGGCCCCGAGCCAGCATGGGGGCTTCGTGGTGGCCGTCAAGCAGGAGCGTGGCGAGGGCCCGCGGACCGGCGAGAAGGGGTCCCACGAGGAGGAG CCGGTGAAGAAGCGCGGCTGGCCCAAGGGCAAGAAGCGGAAGAAGATTCTGCCGAATGGGCCCAAGGCCCCGGTCACGGGCTACGTGCGCTTCCTGAATGAGCGGCGGGAGCAGATCCGCACCCGCCACCCGGACCTGCCCTTCCCCGAGATCACCAAGATGCTGGGCGCCGAGTGGAGCAAGCTGCAGCCGTCGGAGAAGCAG CGGTACCTGGACGAGGCCGAGCGGGAGAAGCAGCAGTACATGAAGGAGCTGAGGGCCTACCAGCAGTCGGAAGCCTACAAGATGTGTACTGAGAAGATCCAGGAAAAGAAGATCAAGAAAG AGGATTCGGGCTCCGGGCTTATGAACACCCTCTTGAATGGACATAGG GGTGGGGAATGCGACGGCTTCTCCACCTTTGACGTCCCCATCTTCACCGAAGAGTTCCTGGATCAAAACAAAG CGCGGGAGGCGGAGCTGCGGCGCCTGCGGAAGATGAACGTGGCCTTCGAGGAGCAGAACGCAGTGCTGCAGCGGCACACGCAGAGCATGAGCAGCGCGCGCGAGCGCCTGGAGCAGGAGCTGGCACTGGAGGAGCGGCGGACGCTGGCGttgcagcagcagctgcaggcCGTGCGCCAGGCGCTCACCGCCAGCTTCGCCTCGCTGCCCGTGCCGG GCACGGGTGAGACGCCCACGCTCAGCACCCTGGACTTCTACATGGCCCGGCTGCACGGCGCCATCGAGCGAGACCCCGCCCAGCACGAGAAGCTGCTTGTACGCATCAAGGAGATCCTGGCCCAGGTCGCCAG TGAACATCTGTGA